Below is a genomic region from Macaca thibetana thibetana isolate TM-01 chromosome 1, ASM2454274v1, whole genome shotgun sequence.
gagagaggaaggaaaagaagtttcTGATGAATTTGGCAGCATGGAGGTCAATAATGGCCTTCACAAAATATTAGTTGGAAGGTCTGAGCCAAAATAAGATTGGAATAAGCTGAGAAGTGAATATGAAGTAAAGAAGAGGAGATATGGTGTTTTGAGAAGTTTGACTGGAAAAAGGAGCAGAGAAATTGATCTCTAGCTGGATGCATATGTGTGGCCAAGGAAATAtacatgcttattttttaaaagaagaatgtagatactaaaatattcttaaatgctGACATAAGTGATCaagtaaaaaaatggaaaaagtagagatgtagaaaatgagaaaaccataaagaaatgaagtatttgaAGAGGTGAAAGGAAGTGAAATTCAGAGCACGTGTGATGATGGGAAGATTATTCAAGGCCAAGCTAAAGGGACATAGAAATTTTATGAATTGAACATTGAGGTGAGAAAGGACATTGGAAGAAAGTCAATGGTGAGCAACACTAGCTTTATCTCTCTTCTGGAAGATGGTCCTCCTGATGCCTTTAATGACTTCCTTGTTACGAAGACTGTAGATAATTGGATTGACCATTGGTGTTAGTACGGAGTAAACTACAGCAAGTGTTCGGTCAAGGGTCAGTGAATAGCTCTTCTTTAGCCGCACATACATGAAGATGATGCTCCCAAAGAAGATGAGGACTACAGCAAGATGTGAGGCACAGGTAGAAAAGGCCTTCTTTCTTCCCGATGCTGTTTTTATCTTCAGCACAGCCCCAATGATCCTTGCATAAGAAAACATGATAAAGAGGAAAGTGATAAGAATTATGAAAGCATTAGTGGCAAAGTCCACCAGAATGTTAGTGGACGTGTCCTTGCAGGCTAAGCTCAGCAAAGGTGGAAAGTCACAGAAAATGTGTCGGATTTCATTGTAAGCACAGAATGGGAGCTGGGAGACCAGGATGACCTCAGAAATGGGACACAGGAAGCCACAAATCCAACAAGCAGCAGCCATCTTGGCACAGAGTGTGGTGGTCATAATTGCAGGGTACTGGAGGGGCCGACAAATGGCCAGGTATCTATCATAGGCCATGGCTGTAAGAAGGTAGCATTCAGAAGCTCCCAAGGAGTGGAAGAAGTAGGTCTGAAGGAGGCATCCTGCAAAAGAAATGGTTTTCTTCTCACTGAGAATATTAGCTAGCATCTTAGGGATAGTGGTAGCTGTATACCACAACTCCAAGAAGGAAAGAACACTGACAAAGTGGTACATGGGTGTGTGCAGAGCTGCATCCAGTCGGATGACTGAGAAGACGAGCATGTTGCCACAGATGGTGAACAGGTATGCCAACAGCAGCAGGACAAAAAGCCAGCCCCTGACATAGCCCACACTGGCAAAGCCAAGGAACACAAATTCAGCCAGGCTTGAATGGTTGTGTTGatccatgggaggctgaggtaaagaaggaaagaagaaaacattggattGATATGACTGCTGAATCCAGCCAAAacttcatttctctctccctctttttaacTTAAAAGTAGCACTAAAATTACTACTATTACTCTcactactattactattactgtAAAAATAGTAATAGCTAACTCTTCTTAGCACTTAACTATTCATCAAACATTTTTACAAGTGTCTTGCATTCAATATTTACTTAATTTGTATACTTCAATGAGATAAGCACCATTGTTTTGCctattttgcaaataagaaaattcaggaatagagagaaagaaacaattagaagacttttctatttcctataGATACTATTTCAAGGAAACAACATTTAGACCATCCTCAAACATTCTAGCTCTGTACTGTATGACTGTTTCCAAACATTCTAACTCCTCTTCCCAGGTCATAGTTTTTCCTTCAGTTAAGTCTTAAAGAGTGAATTTTGGGCATGAGATTAATATAGTAGCAAATcttttcttattgttcagttcagttcatatttattgaacaaatatgtGTCAGGTAGAAAGAACATAAAATTCAGCAACGTACAGTCTCTGCCACCAGAAAGCTTACAACCCTATAGAGAAGCAGCCATCTCAATAGGATTTGTAAAGTACGGAACACTTCAGAGTGCCTGAGAAGTGGCTCATTTCTCAGGCCCGGATGactgaaaaaaaacttttagaggAAGCCCATAAGATGAATTTTCCAAGAAGATCTGGGATCAGctatgtaaaagagaaaaagaaatatttcagacaaaaataaaagcactgaGCAGCAAGCAGCCCACGTTAAGGAAACACATGTTCCCCTCTATGGTAAGCAAACTGGGAAAGCTCACTCAGTGCTTTAAGACCTTAGCTCCATAGATGTAGGGCATAACTGAAGAATGTTTGCTAGATGAGTGACCTGGTCAGATGTAGACTTTTAAAACATAACTAAAATTTAGCTATTCTGACCTCAAGCTCGGAGATGAAGGTGTGAATTTGCCTTGTGGGTACTGCTGACGGGAAGATGGGTTAGGGTGGTTAGCGTGTTTGGTGTAAGAATGCAGattcggccgggtgtggtggcttacgcctgtaatcccagcactctgggaggccaaggcgggcggaagtcaggagatcgagaccatcctagctaacacggtgaaaccccgtctctactaaaaaatacaaaaaaaaactagccgggcgaggtggcgggcacctgtagtcccagctactcctgaggctgaggcaggagaatggcgtgaaaccaggaggcagggcttgcagtgagctgagatcgcgccactgcaccccagcctgggcgacagtgcgagactccatctcaaaaaaaaaaaaaaaaaaaagaaaagaaaagaaaaagaatgcagaTTCAAAAACAAACATGATAAGTGGCAATAAACATGCATCTTGTGTTTTCataaaatcaattatataaaTACAGGTGAAAAGTATATAGCTGGCTTGGTGAAATTTCATACAAAATACTATTCTAATTATTCTTA
It encodes:
- the LOC126936352 gene encoding olfactory receptor 6N2, translated to MDQHNHSSLAEFVFLGFASVGYVRGWLFVLLLLAYLFTICGNMLVFSVIRLDAALHTPMYHFVSVLSFLELWYTATTIPKMLANILSEKKTISFAGCLLQTYFFHSLGASECYLLTAMAYDRYLAICRPLQYPAIMTTTLCAKMAAACWICGFLCPISEVILVSQLPFCAYNEIRHIFCDFPPLLSLACKDTSTNILVDFATNAFIILITFLFIMFSYARIIGAVLKIKTASGRKKAFSTCASHLAVVLIFFGSIIFMYVRLKKSYSLTLDRTLAVVYSVLTPMVNPIIYSLRNKEVIKGIRRTIFQKRDKASVAHH